A section of the Aminiphilus circumscriptus DSM 16581 genome encodes:
- a CDS encoding PucR family transcriptional regulator, translated as MRVETLDHAHPRSVSGVEVVAGKKHVDNQVAWINLMEILDSFEQLQPGEFLISTGYGLKDDPVSAREILSQLVSHRIAGLALQPGYYIDEIPPAFVEAAEHYGLPLIRLPAKLTFGKITKALFNAIGALPSEEEGEAPLLRRQSTRHLTRILLENFIDDLLDRKDTASYSDMCVRASSLGFRLDLPYQVGVVRFPSAEGIPHFLEKKAPLLESLTEDASLFQAAHWRLRNSCFAVLFSTTVKDAKKLFAERFSRLFSGSAPECLMGLGYPSAKLEDIPRSYEEARIAADLGKHLCRPDIVTAFRDVEALHLLRACRNREELRRFCDRTISPLADYDRANRTTLRETLKIYLRSLNKIRASQELFIHRQTLVYRLHKIEEITGRALENPDDRLILELGLAAESLLAAPPRQGEAARHPPKID; from the coding sequence ATGCGCGTTGAAACTCTCGACCATGCTCACCCTCGATCTGTTTCGGGGGTCGAAGTCGTCGCGGGAAAGAAACACGTGGACAACCAGGTCGCCTGGATCAATCTCATGGAGATTCTCGATTCCTTCGAGCAGCTCCAGCCCGGAGAATTTCTCATCTCCACCGGCTACGGCCTGAAGGACGACCCGGTCTCGGCGCGGGAAATCCTCTCCCAGCTCGTCTCCCACCGCATTGCCGGACTGGCCCTTCAACCCGGATACTACATCGACGAAATTCCTCCGGCCTTCGTGGAGGCGGCAGAGCACTACGGGTTGCCCCTCATCCGTCTTCCCGCGAAGCTCACCTTCGGCAAGATCACCAAGGCTCTCTTCAACGCCATCGGCGCCCTTCCCTCCGAAGAGGAGGGAGAAGCCCCCCTTCTCCGCAGGCAGAGCACCCGACACCTTACAAGAATTCTCCTGGAGAACTTCATCGACGATCTTCTCGACCGGAAAGACACCGCGAGCTATTCCGACATGTGCGTTCGCGCCAGCTCCCTCGGTTTCCGGCTGGACTTACCTTACCAGGTCGGCGTGGTCCGTTTCCCTTCCGCCGAGGGGATTCCTCATTTTCTTGAAAAAAAGGCTCCGCTCCTGGAATCGCTCACGGAGGACGCCTCCCTCTTTCAAGCCGCCCATTGGCGCTTGCGGAACTCCTGTTTTGCCGTTCTCTTCTCCACCACCGTGAAGGACGCGAAGAAACTTTTCGCCGAGAGGTTCTCCCGCCTGTTTTCCGGCTCGGCACCGGAGTGTCTCATGGGCCTCGGCTACCCCTCGGCGAAACTCGAGGACATCCCCAGAAGCTACGAAGAAGCCCGCATCGCCGCGGACCTGGGGAAGCACCTCTGCCGCCCCGACATCGTCACGGCCTTCCGTGACGTGGAGGCATTGCACCTTCTCCGGGCCTGTCGTAACCGGGAAGAACTGCGTCGCTTTTGCGACAGAACCATCTCGCCTCTCGCTGACTACGACAGGGCTAACAGGACGACTCTTCGGGAAACGTTGAAAATCTATCTTCGAAGCCTCAACAAGATCCGTGCCTCCCAGGAACTTTTTATCCACCGCCAAACCCTCGTCTACAGATTGCACAAGATCGAGGAGATCACCGGCAGAGCACTGGAGAATCCAGACGACCGACTCATTCTGGAACTTGGCCTCGCTGCGGAATCCCTTCTCGCCGCCCCGCCCCGCCAGGGCGAGGCGGCGAGACACCCACCGAAAATCGACTGA